The Rubricoccus marinus nucleotide sequence GCCGCACGCGGGCGTCCACGGATTCCGGCTCCCGCCGTAGCAGCGCGCGGTAGTAGTCCACGGCCCCCTCGGCGTCGTCGAAGGTGGCGCCGGGCGCGATCTGCGCGTGGTCCCGCGGGAGCTCAGGCTCCTCGCCAGAGGACCGCATGGCAAAGACGACGGCGATGGCGCCGACCACGAGGGCGACGGCGAGGAGAAGGGCGGTACGAGAAGACATAAACGAGAGGGTCGAGAGTCGAAAAGCGCGTGCCGGGCCTCTGGCGCCAGAGGCTGTGGGCACAGAGGGGGAGGCGTGCGGCAAGCGCTGGGGCCAAGCTGCAATAGGGCAGAGCCAGCGGGCGTAGGAGCGACCCGCAAAAGAATGGGGGCGAGGCGCCGTGCCTCGCCCCCGGGGTTGGGCCTCTGGCGGGTGTGTGTGACCCCGCCAGAGGCCTCGTCGTGCGCTTCTGGCGTTAGCGGACGATCGACGCGCGCTGCGTGCTGACCACCTTGCCGTCCACCATCAGGCGGTAGAGGTAGGTGCCGGCGGCGAGGCTGCCGGTCTTCCACTCCACCTGGTGCTCACCGGCGCGGTACTCCTGCTCGGTCAGCGTCTGGATGAGCCGGCCGCGGAGGTCGAACACGTCCAAACGCACCGGGGCGGCCGTCGAGAGCTGGAACTCGACTCGGGCGTCGCCAGAGGTCGGGTTCGGGAAGCTCTGCTTCAGGATCACGCCCGCCGGAGCGCCGATGCCCATCCCGTTCGAGACGGGCTGGAAGTTGGCGCGCGGCGCGGGGGCCGTGAGCTGCTTCACGTAGTCGTAGCCGCGGTGCGGGTTGGCGAGGTACGGGAAGTCGCTCAGGAGCGGGAGGTCGTTGCGGGTCGGGCCGGCCACGAAGCGGAGCTCGGAGACGAGCTGCGGCGAGGCGAGGTCGGAGTAGTCGCCCGCGGTCGCGTCGTCCTCGGGGAGGCCGACGGCTGCGAGGACCAGACCGCCAACGGCCTGAAGCTCGATGCTCGTCACGTCATCCTCCAGGCGGCGCCCGTTCGGGAAGCCGTCCATGTGCGGGATGAACTCCAGGTCCGTCGTCGCGAAGTCCTCAACGGTGAGGCCGATGGCCGCCGCGCGGATCAGGCCGAGACGCGCCCAGTTCGTGAACTCGTCCGAATCGCGGTCCGTCGTCGGCGTGGCCATGTTGAGGCGGAGCATGTCGCCGCCCCAGAGGCCACCGTCCGGCGTCTGCGTGATCGGAAGGAAGTTGTGGATAAAGGGCTTGCCCTCGGTGAACTCCAGGTTTCCGTCTCCGTCCGTGTCCGCTACCAAGCCGCCCTTGCCCGTTGCGAGCTGGTACGGTGCGAGGTTGGGGACGCCGAAGTAGAAGATGGGCAGGATGTCCACGCGGCGCGGCTGGCCGGGCGCCAGAAGCGCGGTCGGGACGCCAGGGGCCGTCGGGCGCGTCGGCACGGCGAAGGCCGTTCCGTCGATGTCCAGGCCGTTGCCGACGAGGGGGAGGACCGCCGCGGCGCCGTCGGCACCGTTGGTGAAGTCCAGGCCCGAGCCGACGTTGGAGGGGTCTCCGTCACCGTCGAGGTTGAGCGCCGGGTAGGAGTTCTGCTGGATCGTGAGGTGGTCGCTGAGCCCGGGGACGGCGTCGCCGAACTGGCCGTTGCCCATGTACAGCCCCAACTCCGGGTTGACGAAGTACTGTGCGAAGTTCTGCTCCGCGGCGCTGTATGGGGAGACGTAGTTCCACTTGTCCTTCATCCCGATGGGGATGACGGCTTCGTTGGTAAGCGGCATGCCGAGGCGGGACACCTGCACGAACGGGCCGGAGCCGGTGGGCTTGGAGCCGTCGGTGGAGAGCGTGGTCACCTGGCGGCGCGAGGCCGAGGCCCAAACGCCGATCACGAAGTTGGGATCGAGGATGCTGGATGCCTCATCGACGTCCATACCGTCTTTCTGGAGCATCGAGATCGGGATCTGGAGCACCAGCGCGTGGGTGTTGAACCCAGC carries:
- a CDS encoding DUF4331 family protein, coding for MQPLRTLLAGAATAGLILAGGILAPPFSDASSHREAPLIADDPLADNTDVYAFRTPDDSETVTIVANYIPLSLPEGGPNFTHFGEDIRYEIHIKNQVSAGALGTATDDITYRFTFSRVNEDPSTFFNIRLGAENLNTSYKLEKSTDGGASFVTIVNDGATPPANIGPRSIEAGAGLGTTYDQLTSDAVETANTGETVFAGPRDDPFFVDLGGVFDLGGFRDDFGTDPSNPDNARDAVAGFNTHALVLQIPISMLQKDGMDVDEASSILDPNFVIGVWASASRRQVTTLSTDGSKPTGSGPFVQVSRLGMPLTNEAVIPIGMKDKWNYVSPYSAAEQNFAQYFVNPELGLYMGNGQFGDAVPGLSDHLTIQQNSYPALNLDGDGDPSNVGSGLDFTNGADGAAAVLPLVGNGLDIDGTAFAVPTRPTAPGVPTALLAPGQPRRVDILPIFYFGVPNLAPYQLATGKGGLVADTDGDGNLEFTEGKPFIHNFLPITQTPDGGLWGGDMLRLNMATPTTDRDSDEFTNWARLGLIRAAAIGLTVEDFATTDLEFIPHMDGFPNGRRLEDDVTSIELQAVGGLVLAAVGLPEDDATAGDYSDLASPQLVSELRFVAGPTRNDLPLLSDFPYLANPHRGYDYVKQLTAPAPRANFQPVSNGMGIGAPAGVILKQSFPNPTSGDARVEFQLSTAAPVRLDVFDLRGRLIQTLTEQEYRAGEHQVEWKTGSLAAGTYLYRLMVDGKVVSTQRASIVR